The genomic interval ATTGCCACTAGTTGTGTCAAGAGTTGTGCCATTGCCACTAGTTGTAGTAGTAGCTTGGAATGCTTGCCTGGTGATGTTATTGAAGCAATGTCAAGTTTGGTATTTGCTGCCTCAAGATGTGGTGAATTGCCAGAACTGAATACAATGCGGAATCTGTTGAAAAGGCgctttggcaatgttgaattAAAGGAGAATCTAGTGAATGCAAAGATGAAGCACAATCTATGCATAAGTTTTGTTCCTAATGATGAAAAACTCCAATTGATCAAGAAAATAGCCGAAGAAAATGGTATCCAACTGGGGTTTCAGAATTTTGGGACCATTTCAGCCCATTCTCAAACTGACTCAAATAGCGGACACCACAAGAAAATTGCAGTTCAAATGGATCAACAAAAAGCATTGCCATCGGCAACGAAAAGTTCAACCAGGAAGTGTGATCCCTTGAAGGAGAATGGGAGTTCAGTGTCATTCAAAAACTGTCGTTCTTTGGATAGttcaattgataaattaaaagagaaaaaaggaaaattatccgGTCATGTTCACCCAAACCTTCCAGATTATGAAGAAATAGTGGCTAAACTTACCGATCTCAAAGTGGAGCATAAGAGGCGGCTGCGGCGGAAAcacttctctttttttctagAAATGAGATGATCGAATGACAGTTGAATGCTTTATCTGAAAGGAAGGCACGTCGTAGTAGTAGTAGCTATTATTTATAATGTATTCAATAGAGTTGCTATTGTTTTCCTCTTGAAACCAAAGCCTAAGCGGATTTCACTCCACTCGAATATGAACATAGTCAACTAATAGAGTATAAAAACAATTCtccaccaaaaaaataaatataaagaaaataaccCATTTGCAACAAAAATTCATTTCTGGTACATACTATCAGAAGATTAAAAGTGTTTTCTTAGTGTATGTCAATATTTAGAAGGAAAAACACATCAATTGAATACCCATTTGCGGTTTTGAACCCTCAACTAGCACATATCAAATCAACATAACTTACAATATGACTCCTCATATGGCAGAAAAACTGAAGGCCTTATTGTGTATGACAGCTATCTACCTTCCCATTGATAGCCATAAGGTGGCATAAATTGGcttcaaataaaacaattaactTGATGGATCTGCCTCCAGCTCTGGAACATCCCATAATCCAAGGCTGAGGCATTATGAAACACACAGATAAGCTGCAAGAATAAACCAGAAGTCTATGCAATCAAGCCGTATAAATGTGTCGGTTTCTCCTTCCAAACAAAAGAAGCTTTCTAAACCCCTTGGCAGCTTTGGGAGAGTTGTCGTCATTGTTCCACTTCTTTCTGGAGTGCATTGGTTCTGTGTTCAATTCACTAGGTGGTGGTGTTGAGACTTTTATCTCAGAAATTTCAGGAGAGCGggtattttcaattattgtagcactttcttcaaatttaacaGAAGGAAAGGCCAAACCTTTTTCATGCGCTAGCGGTGTAGGATGCATGGTTGTTTCAGAAATATGCACACCCTGTTCTTCAGGAACTTTTGTGTCTTCACAAAGAGCTGGAAGTGCCTTAGATAACTTTTCGTCATCTTTTATGTGATCCAGTTGCAGAGGCTGTGTTTCTGTAATATTTACAGTGCAACTTTCCTCATCCAAGTTGCTTCGTTCTGCAATTATATCTTCATTCTTCTCAGTTGACAGAATGCCGCGCAACTCCTTAATGTCTTTGCTATCATCAGCAGCTTCAGTATTCTGAGTTACCTGCGCAGCTGTTGACTCAATTTGTAATGCTGCTGTGGTCTCCACACAATCCTGATTTCTCTGAACGTCAGGATCAGTTGGTAATGCTGCTGCAGAGTCCATGCAATCTTCATTTCCTTGAACATCAGGATCACAAGGAACTACTTCATTGACAAAATTTTGGCCATTTTGCTTATCTGAAGGTTTTACTCTGCTTGCATTCGATTTCTTATTTTCAGCACGGGCAGTCTTCTTTGACAAGGTAGTTGCAGTACCATTTGCCTTCGAGATTTCCTTTTTAGGGTGGCCTGATTTTGTTTGAGTTGGTGGGGCGTTTTTAGTTGTTCGTGCGGTTGCAAGCCGATCCATGGTGGAACTTCTAAAGACTGGTTTGTGTAAATTAGCAAACTCTTTAGCTGGGGATTGACTTTCACTCTTCACAGTCTTCTTTGAAGTAGTGGGAGATCTATTTTCAGCTGGAGTTCTCTTTATTGTTGCTgaaccaccaccaccagcacTCCTTTCAGCAATCCTCTTCTGGCGTTGAATCAGTAATTCCTCCTTTTTCTTcctattttcttcttcctgTCCACAaggaaggaaaaataaattataaaagaaacaattaattaacataattactc from Citrus sinensis cultivar Valencia sweet orange chromosome 9, DVS_A1.0, whole genome shotgun sequence carries:
- the LOC107175589 gene encoding uncharacterized protein LOC107175589 is translated as MLRQSRNDIAQILQNHQHQKALYRVKQLYRDQCLLAAYDQIEHCCQCIATNMPHIRSHRSLECLPGDVIEAMSSLVFAASRCGELPELNTMRNLLKRRFGNVELKENLVNAKMKHNLCISFVPNDEKLQLIKKIAEENGIQLGFQNFGTISAHSQTDSNSGHHKKIAVQMDQQKALPSATKSSTRKCDPLKENGSSVSFKNCRSLDSSIDKLKEKKGKLSGHVHPNLPDYEEIVAKLTDLKVEHKRRLRRKHFSFFLEMR